The Thermoflavifilum sp. genome contains a region encoding:
- a CDS encoding PLD nuclease N-terminal domain-containing protein: protein MYFSDAAALVLILLIVLCCLFVLVVWIWAIVDILRSRFDSDTTKLIWILLVVFLPLLGTLLYWIIGRGQRQSM, encoded by the coding sequence ATGTATTTCTCCGATGCTGCCGCATTAGTACTCATTTTACTCATCGTCCTGTGCTGTTTGTTTGTATTGGTGGTATGGATCTGGGCTATAGTGGATATTTTGCGAAGCCGATTCGATAGTGATACCACCAAATTGATCTGGATATTGCTGGTGGTCTTCTTGCCTTTGCTGGGTACGCTTTTATACTGGATTATAGGACGCGGGCAGCGGCAATCCATGTAA
- a CDS encoding PLD nuclease N-terminal domain-containing protein has protein sequence MQTLMLLFLGWGLWGLLTLILWIWALVDIIKSRFNSDTTKIIWIVVVILLPLLGSILYLIIGRSQRVA, from the coding sequence ATGCAAACCTTGATGTTGCTTTTTCTGGGCTGGGGCCTCTGGGGATTGCTCACGCTGATCCTCTGGATCTGGGCCCTGGTGGATATTATTAAAAGCCGGTTCAATAGCGATACCACCAAAATCATCTGGATTGTGGTGGTGATTTTGCTTCCGCTGCTGGGCTCTATTCTCTACCTGATTATCGGCCGCAGTCAGCGTGTGGCATAG
- a CDS encoding WbqC family protein, which produces MSANQFHESLLIDLQCIPCISYMKLLIGYSRWVFDIYLYHEKRSYANRFYVAGPNGRVLISIPLEKGKRQHTPMKDIRIYNREHWQAHHWKTLVSAYRRSPWFEYFEDDLLPFFEKPYHFLVDWNRDWLVWICRVLGLEARIDFTDHFISPEEAAAVGMDFRGRIQPPPGRMHPGVRYHQVFEDRTGFMADLSIFDLICCEGRKALAVLQAKSVQE; this is translated from the coding sequence ATGTCAGCAAACCAATTTCATGAATCATTACTTATTGATCTTCAATGTATTCCATGTATTTCCTACATGAAATTATTAATTGGATATTCGCGATGGGTATTTGATATTTATTTGTATCACGAAAAGCGCAGTTATGCCAATCGGTTTTATGTAGCCGGACCTAACGGCAGGGTGCTGATCAGCATTCCCCTGGAAAAGGGCAAACGCCAGCACACGCCTATGAAGGACATCCGCATATACAATCGTGAGCACTGGCAGGCGCATCACTGGAAAACGCTGGTGTCAGCTTATCGACGCAGTCCCTGGTTTGAATATTTTGAGGACGACCTGCTGCCATTCTTTGAAAAGCCTTATCATTTTTTAGTTGACTGGAATCGGGACTGGCTGGTATGGATATGTCGTGTTCTTGGGCTGGAAGCCCGGATCGATTTTACCGATCATTTTATTTCACCGGAGGAAGCCGCTGCGGTAGGTATGGATTTTCGCGGTAGGATTCAGCCTCCACCGGGTCGTATGCATCCTGGCGTTCGATATCATCAGGTATTTGAAGATCGCACGGGCTTTATGGCTGATTTGAGTATTTTCGATCTTATTTGTTGTGAGGGCCGCAAAGCCCTTGCAGTTTTGCAGGCAAAATCAGTTCAGGAATAA
- a CDS encoding peroxiredoxin produces the protein MYHKYAFRLLMIGLLSGLFKLQAMAQSTPLAKGDKAPLFTARACLAGKTFDFSLKNALEKGPVVLYFYPAAYTGGCDLEAHTFSELKDEFTKAGATIIGVSADDIARLKSFSADPDYCAGKFPVASDPDGKIAARYGLKLIPPQPGVKDVRGEPVTHGFIPRTTFVIDARGNIIAVFSSETDHISPDQHAKMSLAIVKKLHPHQS, from the coding sequence ATGTATCACAAATATGCTTTCCGGTTGTTGATGATTGGCCTTCTATCCGGTCTATTCAAACTACAAGCTATGGCACAATCCACTCCTCTGGCAAAGGGTGATAAAGCACCCTTATTCACAGCCAGGGCCTGTCTGGCAGGCAAGACATTCGATTTTTCACTGAAAAATGCACTGGAAAAAGGACCCGTAGTGTTGTATTTTTATCCGGCCGCCTACACGGGTGGTTGCGATCTGGAGGCGCATACTTTTTCCGAACTGAAGGATGAATTTACAAAAGCAGGAGCTACCATCATTGGTGTATCTGCCGATGATATTGCCCGCCTGAAATCGTTTTCGGCTGATCCCGATTATTGTGCAGGGAAATTCCCGGTAGCTTCTGATCCGGATGGAAAAATTGCAGCCCGATATGGTTTAAAACTGATACCGCCCCAGCCGGGCGTAAAGGATGTGAGAGGCGAGCCGGTTACACATGGCTTCATTCCCCGCACCACATTTGTCATCGATGCCAGGGGGAACATCATCGCTGTGTTTTCGTCGGAAACGGATCATATTTCGCCCGATCAACACGCTAAGATGTCGCTTGCCATCGTGAAAAAGCTACATCCCCATCAGAGCTGA
- a CDS encoding glucose-1-phosphate adenylyltransferase, which produces MQPSVISLILGGGQGTRLYPLTKSRSKPAVPIAGKYRLVDIPISNCLNSGLKRIFVLTQYNSASLNRHIKNTYHFDHFNSGFVDILAAEQTPENPTWYQGTADAVRQCLHHLEGFEFNYVLILSGDQLYQMDYQLMINYHIEKQADITIATTPVNFQDASSFGIMKTDPDGNIVAFTEKPKGDAILQWASDTGEEMKSAGRVYLASMGIYLFNKEVLFKILREDVVSTDFGKEIIPEAIGKYKVVSYQFEGYWTDIGTVPSFFEANLELTNEIPKFNLFDNERNIYTRPRMLPPTKISGTTLEKTVIADGCIIMASRLEHTLVGIRTRIGRGTTLVNCYVMGNDYYQTLEEINASYSKGIPPLGIGERCYIKNAIIDKNCRVGNDVRINGGPHLADTDHPLYTVKEGIVVVKKGSILPDGFSI; this is translated from the coding sequence ATGCAGCCGTCTGTTATTTCCCTCATTCTGGGTGGTGGCCAGGGCACAAGACTGTATCCCCTCACCAAAAGCCGTTCAAAGCCTGCAGTTCCCATTGCTGGTAAATATCGCCTGGTAGATATTCCGATTTCCAATTGTTTAAACTCCGGTTTGAAGCGCATATTCGTGCTTACACAATACAACTCGGCTTCGCTGAATCGGCATATCAAAAACACCTATCATTTTGATCATTTTAACAGCGGTTTTGTAGATATTCTTGCTGCAGAACAAACTCCAGAAAATCCAACCTGGTACCAGGGAACGGCCGATGCCGTAAGACAATGCCTGCATCATCTGGAAGGATTTGAGTTCAATTATGTGCTCATCCTTTCCGGTGATCAGCTCTATCAAATGGATTACCAGCTCATGATTAACTATCATATTGAAAAGCAGGCCGATATTACTATTGCTACCACACCCGTGAATTTTCAGGATGCTTCATCATTTGGAATCATGAAAACCGATCCCGACGGCAATATTGTGGCATTTACAGAAAAACCCAAAGGTGATGCTATTCTGCAATGGGCTTCCGATACCGGTGAAGAAATGAAATCGGCCGGCCGTGTTTATCTGGCTTCCATGGGGATTTACCTGTTTAACAAAGAGGTGTTGTTTAAAATTCTCCGCGAAGATGTGGTCTCCACCGACTTTGGAAAGGAGATTATTCCAGAGGCTATTGGAAAATATAAAGTAGTGAGTTACCAGTTTGAAGGTTACTGGACGGATATCGGCACAGTGCCTTCATTTTTCGAAGCCAATCTTGAACTCACCAATGAAATTCCAAAGTTCAATTTATTCGACAACGAACGTAATATTTATACTCGTCCCCGCATGTTACCGCCCACCAAGATTTCGGGCACAACCCTTGAAAAAACCGTCATCGCCGATGGTTGCATCATTATGGCCAGTCGGCTGGAGCATACGCTGGTGGGCATTCGGACGCGTATAGGCCGGGGAACCACGCTGGTAAATTGTTATGTGATGGGGAATGATTATTATCAAACGCTCGAGGAAATCAATGCTTCTTATAGCAAAGGCATTCCTCCGTTAGGCATTGGCGAACGTTGCTACATTAAAAATGCGATCATCGACAAAAACTGCAGGGTGGGCAATGATGTGCGCATCAATGGCGGCCCCCACCTGGCCGATACCGACCATCCGCTTTATACCGTGAAAGAGGGCATTGTGGTCGTGAAAAAAGGCAGTATTTTACCCGATGGATTTAGTATTTAA
- the bshB1 gene encoding bacillithiol biosynthesis deacetylase BshB1, with protein MEAETQKLDILAIAAHPDDVELSCAGTLMVHVQMGHRVGIVDLTAGELGTRGTPEIRAAEARKATEIMGIEVRENAGLPDGFFQNEREHQLRLIPFIRYFQPDIVLTNAERDRHPDHGRAAQLVEDSCFLSGLRKIETHWKGRPQQAWRPKHVWHFIQDEDLEPDFIVDISAVMDKKIEAIKAFHSQFLASPDDPLQTYISTPAFFEHIVQRAQMWGYRIGVQYGEGFTSRKPLGVGHLKAFV; from the coding sequence ATGGAAGCCGAAACACAAAAACTGGATATCCTGGCTATCGCCGCCCATCCCGATGATGTAGAACTTTCCTGTGCCGGCACGCTGATGGTTCATGTGCAGATGGGCCATCGGGTGGGCATCGTCGATCTGACGGCCGGTGAACTGGGCACGCGAGGAACACCCGAGATCCGCGCGGCGGAAGCTCGTAAAGCCACCGAGATCATGGGTATTGAAGTGCGTGAAAACGCCGGACTGCCCGATGGGTTCTTTCAAAATGAACGGGAACATCAATTGCGCCTGATACCGTTTATCCGCTACTTCCAGCCCGACATCGTGCTCACGAATGCAGAACGGGATCGACACCCCGATCATGGCCGCGCTGCTCAACTGGTCGAAGACAGCTGTTTTCTCTCGGGCCTGCGGAAAATCGAAACCCACTGGAAGGGGCGCCCCCAGCAAGCCTGGCGACCCAAGCATGTCTGGCATTTCATTCAGGACGAAGACCTGGAGCCGGATTTCATTGTGGATATCAGCGCCGTGATGGATAAAAAGATAGAAGCCATCAAAGCCTTCCACTCACAATTTCTGGCCAGTCCCGATGATCCGCTACAAACCTATATTTCCACGCCCGCTTTTTTTGAACACATTGTACAACGGGCACAGATGTGGGGCTATCGAATCGGCGTACAGTACGGCGAAGGATTTACTTCCCGGAAGCCGTTGGGCGTCGGCCATTTGAAGGCATTTGTATAA
- a CDS encoding serine hydrolase gives MKKLGILLCCGCFSLPVFAQHYRIDHKLQRRLEALVKPFQGTVGIYVHKLGTNKEAAIHADSLFPTASMIKVAIQAVIFQRIADSQLQYHQNLLYRDSLYYPGVDILGMAKDSTQIELSKVVMLMITESDNTAALWLQSLAGGGKAINQWLADHGYQYYRVNTRTPGREAAYRQYGWGQTTPREMARFLVQLRKGEIISPAASERMYRNLCHIYWDDVALSQIPPYVQAASKQGAVDDSRSEVVLVNAPHGDYVFCVDTKNIADQSWTHNNAAWELIRQVSALLWHYFEPHDHWRTPAGYERFMQE, from the coding sequence ATGAAAAAACTCGGCATCCTTTTGTGCTGCGGCTGCTTCAGCCTGCCTGTTTTCGCCCAGCATTACCGCATCGATCACAAACTGCAACGCCGCCTCGAAGCCCTGGTGAAGCCTTTTCAGGGTACGGTGGGCATTTATGTACATAAGTTAGGCACCAACAAAGAAGCCGCCATCCATGCCGACTCGCTATTTCCCACGGCCAGCATGATCAAAGTGGCCATACAGGCGGTCATCTTCCAGCGCATCGCCGACAGTCAGCTGCAATATCATCAGAACCTGTTGTATCGCGATTCGCTCTATTATCCCGGTGTGGATATCTTAGGTATGGCAAAAGACAGCACGCAGATTGAGCTGAGCAAGGTGGTGATGCTGATGATCACGGAAAGTGACAACACGGCGGCGCTGTGGCTGCAATCGCTGGCCGGAGGCGGCAAGGCCATCAACCAGTGGCTGGCCGATCATGGTTATCAATACTATCGGGTCAATACACGCACACCCGGCCGGGAGGCGGCTTACCGGCAATATGGCTGGGGACAGACCACCCCGCGCGAAATGGCTCGTTTTCTCGTCCAGCTACGCAAAGGTGAAATCATTTCACCTGCCGCCAGCGAACGCATGTACCGCAACCTGTGTCATATCTACTGGGATGATGTGGCGCTCTCACAAATTCCGCCTTATGTACAGGCGGCATCTAAACAGGGCGCCGTGGATGATTCCCGATCGGAAGTGGTGCTGGTAAACGCGCCTCATGGCGATTATGTGTTTTGTGTGGATACCAAAAACATCGCCGATCAAAGCTGGACACACAATAACGCCGCGTGGGAACTCATCCGACAGGTGTCGGCCCTGCTCTGGCATTATTTTGAACCCCATGACCACTGGCGAACACCTGCCGGTTATGAGCGATTCATGCAGGAATAA
- a CDS encoding VOC family protein — MMYDTLPPYTAPAQTRIGHVHLKVADLQRSIAFYRDLLGFELTLWYGDEAAFLSAGGYHHHIGINIWYSRNAPPAPLHQAGLYHFAILYPTRKDLAMILHRLLQADYPLTGASDHGVSEAIYLNDPDGNGVELYWDRPRERWPRTADGKIDMYTRPLDVQGLLRELDG, encoded by the coding sequence ATGATGTACGATACGCTTCCTCCCTACACCGCTCCGGCACAAACCCGCATCGGGCATGTGCATCTCAAGGTGGCCGACCTGCAACGCTCGATCGCCTTTTACCGCGATTTACTGGGTTTCGAACTCACCCTGTGGTATGGCGATGAGGCGGCTTTTCTTTCGGCCGGCGGCTATCATCACCACATTGGCATCAACATCTGGTACAGCCGCAACGCCCCTCCCGCCCCACTGCATCAGGCTGGATTGTATCATTTTGCCATCCTTTATCCCACGCGGAAAGACCTGGCCATGATACTGCATCGCCTCCTGCAGGCCGATTATCCACTTACCGGGGCCAGCGATCACGGCGTCTCGGAAGCTATTTATCTGAACGACCCCGACGGCAACGGCGTGGAGCTTTACTGGGACAGGCCCCGGGAACGCTGGCCCAGAACGGCCGACGGAAAAATCGATATGTACACCCGCCCCCTCGACGTGCAGGGCCTGCTGCGGGAACTGGACGGGTGA
- the xerD gene encoding site-specific tyrosine recombinase XerD, with protein MIWKAYIQGFMAYLKLEKDLSPNSIEAYRHDVCLFAQYLEDSGRLVGPDAVQLTDLQDFVRTIAEMGLAASSQARMISGLRMFFHYLVMEEVVAENPASLLELPRLRRKLPDVLTVDEIDRIIAAIDLSKPEGMRNKAMLETLYSCGLRVSELISLRISDLYPEIGFIRVIGKGNKQRLVPIGKLALKYIQLYRDQVRVHIQPEASARDILFLNRRGRPLTRVMVFHIVKSLAAAAGIHKQISPHTFRHSFATHLLEGGADLKAVKDMLGHESITTTEIYTHIDTGYLRDTLDRFHPHFHNM; from the coding sequence ATGATCTGGAAGGCTTACATACAGGGTTTTATGGCTTATTTAAAACTGGAAAAAGATCTGTCGCCCAATTCTATTGAAGCCTATCGGCATGATGTGTGCCTGTTTGCCCAGTATCTGGAAGATTCCGGTCGATTGGTGGGTCCCGATGCCGTGCAGCTTACCGATTTGCAGGACTTTGTGCGCACGATTGCAGAAATGGGACTTGCGGCAAGCTCGCAGGCTCGCATGATTTCGGGTTTACGCATGTTTTTCCATTATCTTGTAATGGAAGAAGTCGTCGCCGAGAATCCGGCTTCCCTGCTGGAACTGCCCAGACTCAGGCGCAAACTTCCCGATGTGCTCACGGTAGATGAAATTGATCGAATCATCGCAGCGATTGACCTCAGTAAACCCGAAGGCATGCGCAACAAAGCTATGCTTGAAACCCTCTACAGTTGCGGATTACGGGTGAGCGAGCTCATCAGCCTGCGTATTTCCGATCTTTACCCGGAAATCGGCTTTATTCGTGTCATCGGTAAAGGCAATAAGCAACGACTCGTGCCCATCGGGAAATTAGCCCTGAAATATATCCAGCTCTATCGCGACCAGGTAAGGGTACATATCCAGCCGGAGGCAAGCGCTCGGGATATCTTGTTCCTGAACCGAAGGGGGCGGCCCCTGACGCGTGTTATGGTATTTCATATCGTAAAATCACTGGCCGCGGCGGCAGGCATCCACAAACAGATTTCGCCCCATACATTCCGCCATTCTTTTGCCACCCATTTGTTAGAGGGCGGTGCCGATTTAAAGGCCGTGAAAGATATGCTAGGTCACGAAAGCATCACCACGACAGAAATTTATACCCATATCGATACCGGTTATCTTCGCGACACGCTCGACCGCTTTCATCCACATTTCCACAACATGTAA
- a CDS encoding glycogen synthase yields the protein MEILHVSAECYPVAKVGGLGDVVGALPKYQQQQGCIAKVVMPCYRTRFLIEHEFELVHQGGLWLGPTWYHFNVIREKHNLLGFDLYLLEIPGLIEGDQVYGCFNDLERFTAFQIGVMEWLNSWRHHPDVVHCHDHHAGLIPFMMNYCYKYDYLRQIPTVFTIHNAQYQGQFGWDKAYYLPAYDPWKAGMLDWNHLINPLAAAVKCSWKITTVSPHYLEELCISAGGLEALFRQERHKAVGILNGIDTQTWDPQTDARIVHTFDAHTVKEGKLANKMELCRRFQIDETKPLFVFIGRLVYEKGADLLPDAVARSLYESQYGMNFILLGSGDPHIEWLLRQAEAHHSDHCKAYIGYDETLSHQLYAAADFLLMPSRIEPCGLNQMYAMRYGTVPIVRAVGGLYDTVIDIGDPGGYGIRFLQPSVWDITHAISRAMHLYQQPDDLLDLQQRIMQLDFSWDKSAQEYLHLYAQLKP from the coding sequence ATGGAAATTTTGCACGTCAGCGCGGAATGTTACCCGGTAGCCAAAGTAGGTGGATTGGGAGATGTGGTGGGTGCTTTGCCGAAATATCAGCAACAACAGGGCTGTATTGCCAAGGTCGTGATGCCCTGTTACCGTACGCGTTTTTTGATTGAACATGAATTTGAACTGGTGCATCAGGGTGGTCTCTGGCTGGGCCCTACCTGGTATCATTTCAATGTTATCAGGGAAAAACACAATCTTTTGGGTTTTGATTTGTATTTGCTCGAAATCCCCGGTTTAATTGAAGGGGACCAGGTGTATGGTTGTTTCAATGATCTCGAGCGATTCACGGCTTTTCAGATTGGCGTGATGGAGTGGTTGAACAGCTGGCGCCATCATCCGGATGTGGTGCATTGCCATGATCATCATGCAGGACTGATTCCCTTCATGATGAACTATTGCTACAAATACGATTATCTGCGACAGATTCCTACGGTTTTTACGATTCATAATGCACAATATCAGGGGCAGTTTGGCTGGGATAAGGCCTATTATCTACCTGCTTATGATCCTTGGAAAGCAGGCATGCTCGACTGGAATCATTTGATTAATCCCCTGGCGGCTGCTGTAAAATGTAGCTGGAAAATAACTACCGTTTCGCCTCATTATCTGGAGGAATTATGTATATCGGCGGGCGGTCTGGAAGCGCTTTTCAGGCAAGAGCGCCATAAAGCTGTAGGTATATTGAACGGAATTGATACGCAGACCTGGGATCCGCAAACAGATGCTCGCATCGTGCATACGTTTGATGCGCATACGGTGAAAGAAGGAAAATTAGCCAATAAAATGGAGCTCTGCCGGCGTTTTCAAATAGATGAAACAAAACCTTTGTTTGTATTTATCGGCCGGCTGGTATATGAAAAAGGAGCCGATCTCTTGCCCGATGCGGTGGCCAGAAGTCTGTATGAATCGCAGTATGGAATGAATTTTATTTTGCTCGGAAGTGGTGATCCGCATATCGAATGGTTGCTGCGACAGGCCGAGGCTCATCACAGCGATCATTGCAAGGCCTATATCGGCTATGATGAAACCTTATCTCATCAGCTCTATGCTGCAGCCGATTTTTTGTTGATGCCTTCCCGGATTGAGCCCTGTGGCCTGAATCAAATGTATGCCATGCGATATGGTACCGTGCCCATTGTAAGAGCGGTTGGCGGTTTGTATGATACAGTCATCGATATCGGCGACCCCGGCGGCTATGGGATTCGTTTTTTGCAACCATCGGTATGGGACATCACCCATGCGATTTCACGTGCCATGCATCTGTATCAACAACCGGATGATTTGCTGGATCTGCAGCAACGAATCATGCAGCTTGATTTTTCATGGGATAAATCTGCACAAGAATATTTACATTTATATGCCCAATTAAAACCTTAG